Proteins encoded within one genomic window of Humulus lupulus chromosome 1, drHumLupu1.1, whole genome shotgun sequence:
- the LOC133826642 gene encoding uncharacterized protein LOC133826642, with amino-acid sequence MSTATTTDSSPPSANSTGDNANNPQSQVSAQNPTSRTAIDDPSDPYYLHHANNPGNVLVSQPLTGQDNYASWSRAMLLPISVKNKLGFLDESISKPSSSDSLLYNAWFRNNNIVISWIINFVSKEISVSILYGESAAEI; translated from the coding sequence ATGTCGACAGCTACTACGACTGACTCCTCTCCTCCCTCCGCCAATTCCACAGGCGACAATGCAAATAATCCACAATCTCAGGTCTCTGCCCAGAACCCGACATCTAGAACTGCCATTGACGACCCTTCAGACCCGTACTACCTTCATCATGCGAATAACCCAGGCAATGTCCTGGTCTCTCAACCATTAACTGGTCAGGATAATTACGCATCTTGGAGTCGTGCAATGCTATTACCAATTTCTGTGAAGAACAAATTGGGATTTCTGGATGAGTCCATTTCTAAACCCTCTTCCTCTGATTCTTTATTGTATAATGCATGGTTTAGGAATAATAACATAGTCATTTCTTGGATCATTAACTTTGTGTCTAAAGAAATATCAGTAAGCATTCTCTATGGTGAATCAGCTGCTGAAATCTAG